The Ranitomeya imitator isolate aRanImi1 chromosome 3, aRanImi1.pri, whole genome shotgun sequence genome has a window encoding:
- the LOC138670753 gene encoding uncharacterized protein, with amino-acid sequence MESQHFSAFSSQVADSVIDELIRTIPDNLDEFTRNTPDAVDEFISNYSDDFLNGFSVPTLECDTPGAEYSNTNAGVAAVWDLTQGIIDVDMFPEPTTTEHNQPPVEELMYQTPTPRNSPDSRAPKKQLGPGGKKGRACKLKPRRIFTKENIPELMESIAEAAEDATAIIHHTSLSPKRKVMRKTPPAPLQPLQITENGAAQAWPAIQTANGSVRAYPLSPICVVQDAGNPVPSDHREIPHSSTGQPSTIRVNDPAPLYPEVLEAPRKHKRKTKHVTESPTASCAVGATATMSREEYDREIDQLADDLWRVCRIHS; translated from the exons atggaatcccaacatttttcggctttttccagtcaagttgcggattcggtaatag atgaattaatcaggaccatccccgataatctagatgaatttaccaggaacacccccgatgctgtagatgaatttatcagcaactatagcgatgattttttaaacggcttcagcgtgcctactctggagtgtgatacacctggagctgagtatagtaacactaatgcaggtgtcgctgctgtgtgggatttgactcaaggcatcatag atgtcgacatgtttccagaaccaaccaccacggaacacaatcagccgcctgttgaggaactgatgtaccagacccccacgccgagaaacagccctgattctagagcacctaaaaaacagctcggaccgggggGCAAAAAAGGGAGAG cttgtaaactgaagcctagaagaattttcacaaaagagaatataccggagctaatggagagcatcgcagaagctgcagaagacgccacggcaatcattcaccacacatcgctatccc ctaagcgcaaagtcatgagaaaaacacctccagcacctctacagccgctacagatcaccgagaatggcgcagcacaagcgtggccggcgatacagacggctaatggttctgttagagcatatccgctatcaccgatctgcgtggtgcaggacgcaggaaaccctgtaccgtcggaccatcgtgaaataccccattcaagtaccggtcagccatcgacaatccgtgtgaatgaccccgcgccactatatccagaagtgctcgaggcaccccgaaaacataagcggaaaacaaaacatgttacagagtcaccaaccgcatcctgcgccgtgggtgcaacagccacgatgagtcgtgaagagtatgatcgcgagattgatcagctcgctgatg atttgtggagggtctgccgaatacattcgtag